From a region of the Triticum aestivum cultivar Chinese Spring chromosome 7D, IWGSC CS RefSeq v2.1, whole genome shotgun sequence genome:
- the LOC123167857 gene encoding uncharacterized protein, protein MAELSWLTALGFVFLTFNSGMAVYRSNGDAGSVIFVAVSYLDLVALFACLRLYERLDRHSPRRERIKAAVWALTTLLTVMFTYKVAEVMPLAVKLLVWAMAAATTCGGFYVFFVHDDKPYQQLQDASAAAERGDVAN, encoded by the coding sequence ATGGCAGAGTTATCGTGGCTCACGGCGCTAGGGTTCGTCTTCCTGACCTTCAACTCCGGCATGGCCGTGTACCGCTCCAACGGCGACGCCGGGTCCGTCATCTTCGTCGCCGTCTCCTACCTCGACCTCGTGGCCCTCTTCGCCTGCCTGCGCCTCTACGAGCGCCTCGACCGCCACTCCCCCCGCCGGGAGCGGATCAAGGCCGCCGTCTGGGCGCTCACCACGCTGCTCACCGTCATGTTCACCTACAAGGTCGCCGAGGTCATGCCGCTCGCCGTCAAGCTCCTGGTCTGGGCGATGGCCGCCGCCACCACCTGCGGCGGCTTCTACGTCTTCTTCGTCCACGACGACAAGCCGTACCAGCAGCTGCAGGACGCGTCGGCCGCCGCCGAGCGCGGGGACGTCGCCAACTAG